The sequence below is a genomic window from Sporolituus thermophilus DSM 23256.
GCTATATTGAGAAGCAGGCAGTAGGCGGTCGTAATGGCCAGCGCCGCCAGTACCCGCTTAAACCCCGGCTCGGCCAGGTTAAATAGCGGCTCGTCGCTGTCCCGCCGCGCGGTAGCCATAATCAAAAGCGCCAGCACGGCCAGCACCAGGGCAACGGCACGGGGAAAAAAGGCCGGCGACGGTACATTGGGAATAATATTGGCGGGAAAATCCGCCGACCAGTACCAGACCAGCGCCGACAGGAGAATCAAGAGTAGCGCCGCAGCATAAGTTCCTGTTCGCATTATCTCACTCCATAATCTGGAAATATTTTCGCAAAAATAAGGGCTGGGCCAAGCGCCGCCGCTTGGCCCATCATCCATGTTATTGTTTTTTGTTCAGGCC
It includes:
- a CDS encoding tripartite tricarboxylate transporter TctB family protein; protein product: MRTGTYAAALLLILLSALVWYWSADFPANIIPNVPSPAFFPRAVALVLAVLALLIMATARRDSDEPLFNLAEPGFKRVLAALAITTAYCLLLNIAGFLVLTPVCLVALMLLMEPGKIVPKILAAVAATAIIYLSFQVLLDVPLPELAW